The sequence CTGAAAAAGTATTGTAACGAGAGAATAACTTTGTTTATCACTGCGATCGCTTCACAGCTGCCAAAATAAATGCAATCGCTTCTTCTGTGTGTTCCTCAATCATTTTTGGACTAAGGCGATCAATATCTGGTGTTAAATGTTTCCAGTTTTCATGCACTGTGAAGTAAAACATACAAACGCTCAAAATATGAGTCAATGCCAAAAATGGCTTGAGCGCACGAAAACATCCTTCTGCCATACCTCTCTCTAAAACCTTAAGTAGGTGTTTGTGAAGATTCAAAACATTGCATTCCCTAAAATAAGCTCCTTGATTTTGACTAGCTTCTTGAAACCAGAGCATTTGGCGTTGAGGGTTTTTAGCTTCATTTGAAATTGCGATGCGAATAATCTGTTTAAGAGCTTCTTCTGAGGAAAAAGTATCAAAGTTTAATTGCCCAAGCATAGCTTGCACTTCATTGACTGGGCGTTGCAAGACTGCTTTATACAAGTTCTCTTTGTTCTCAAAATAGTAGTGAAGCGTTGCGGTTGTCACCTTGGCGTGCTCGGCGATCGCACTCATCCGCGCACCTTTTAAGCCATGTCGTGAAAATTCTTGCTCTGCGGCATTCAATATTTGTTGCTGCGTCACTTCAGCATCTCGAAACGGGCGGACTGATTTAGCAATTTGTTTACTTGATCGAACCACAGTATCTTGATTCATAGTTTGTCCTTCTATCGTACCAAAGAGCCACCTAAACTGAAGATGTTCAATCTTTGGATTGACGCAGCAGTAACTTATTGATAAGCTTACTAATTAATTAGTAAGTTATTTTGGACAATTATGAAGCAATTGCAAGGTGCACCGTGGCTTTTGACACATCGTTCAATGCTAAAGCCCAATAAACCCATGAAAATTTCTCTGTTGGGCAATGATTACGTTCTTTGGCAAAACACTGATGGTGCGATTAGTGCCTTGCCCAACGCTTGCCCTCACATGGGCGCAATGCTGTCAGAGGGATGGTGTGTGACAAAACCCGATGGCAATAGCGCGATCGCCTGCCCTTTTCATGCGTTGGAATTTGACCATTCGGGTTGCACAGTCCTCCCAGGTTCTAACAAAGAAACTAAATCGTTAATGCAGCCGCTAGAGTTAATCATCCAAGGTGATTTTATTTGGTCTTATGGAGGGTATGAACCGAAGATACCAATTCCAAACATCATGAATGAGATTGCAGCAGAGTATAAATTCATCGGGGTTACGGGCGAGCGCAGCATTCCGACTGATATTCTGAGCTTGCTGCTGAATATGCACGACTACAACCATCAAAATGGCACGCATAGAGAATTATTTGAGATTGAACAAGTCCATGTGAAGCAGTTCATCGACGAAGGGTTGCATTCTCATGCCTACTTGTCGCAACCCAGGAAAAAACCTACATTTCGTGACATTTTGAAAAATCCCGGTCTGCTGGCAATGCCAAAAGTGTTGGAAGCTCATTTAGAAAACTTCTTTCCGTTCATGGGATTGATGCACGGTGAGAATAAGCTGCTGAGCTTGAAAGAATGTCACTTCTATCTTCCAGAAGCTGATCGTCAATCTCGTGTGTTTGTGTTAATGTACATGAAGGCGCATTCTCCGATTGCACACTTGATCAAAGGCAATCTGCTGAAGTTGATTAATGTGGTTGTGGATCAAGACGCAAAGATTTTAGGTAAGATTTACACCAATACACCACAGCGAATTAAGTTAAACAATGAAATGGGAATGAATTGGGTACGGCGAAATTTTGAAAGCTTTCCAGCTGTTGCTGAACCAAATCTATCCCGGTAGTTGCCAGCAACATCACAATCATTACTGACAGGTTAAGGCTACAGTCCGTTTGTAAATGAGTAATTATACTTAAAATATTGCCAAAAATCGGGGGAGGAAACATAATTTTGAGGGAGGCGATGCGGAAGCCGCTGCTGGGCGAACGCGTGCGGATTTAAACCCATCATTCATTCTTGTTCAGAAAATTCAGTACAAAGTTGAATTTAATACCTTTAAAGATAATTAAAAATTGACAATAATCTAACTGTTTTAACCTGTTAATAATGGCTAGATATCAGGCAGCGCAAGACATAATTCCCAGGCACGTCTCTTAAAGAATCTTCGTGGCTGTCTTCCCGAAGAGTGTCAAAATCGTTTATATCAACAGAGGAAGAACCCTACAGCTTTAACTAAATGAAGCTGTTGAAGCGTCAACATCAAAGTATACTTGGGAAGCATATGTAAAACGACTCACTGGATTCAAAAATTTTTATAACATTCTGCAAACTAATGACAGTTGAAGAAGCTTTGGTCACCCTTGGGGCAATTTTAGCTCAAGAGTCTTTAAATAACATTCAAAAGGTTGTGTTTTGTCAATCTTGGGAGCAGAAGACTTATCCGGAGATTGCCAAAAGCCTTGATTATGATGAGAACTACATTAAATATGTTGGCTTCCAGCTTTGGAAGATGCTTTCGGCGGTTCTTGGGGAAAGGGTAACCAAATCTAACTTTAAATCAGTCATCAGTCGCCGGAGAGCAGTGGCTAGCCGTAGCAATGCAGCAGAACTGTTGATTTCTTCTGCGGCGGGCTTTTCAGAAAATTCTGTTGAAAAATTCTCCGCGTCCCCCTGTTGCAGTGTCTACGCATCTATCGCGCCTACCGATGAGCCTGCTGCGCTAACAGAAGTGCCTCTGCATACCCGCGTTCCCGTGTCAGATACCACAACGGAATGCCACTTCGTTTCAAGTTGTCGGCAAGACTGGGGCGAAGCAATTGATGTGTCTATTTTCTACGGACGCTTTTGGGAATTGGCAACGCTTGAGCAGTGGATTATTCAAGAAAAATGTCGATTAGTAGCCTTGCTAGGGATTGGTGGTATCGGTAAAACTGCTCTGTCTGTTAAGTTAGCCGAGCAACTTCAGGGGCAATTTGAGTATGTGATTTGGCGATCGCTTCACAACGCCCCCTCTCTTGAATCGCTTCTGGCTAGCTTGATTCAATTTCTCTCAAACCAGCAGGAAAGTGACTTACCCAATGATGTCAACTACAGAGTTTCGCGACTGCTAGATCATCTGCGCTCTTCACGTTGCCTGATCGTACTTGATAATGCCGAAACAATTCTCCGTAGTCCTACATCCATAGAGACGTTTGAGGAATACGAGGGGTATAGCGAATTCTTCAAACGAATTGGAGAGTCGCGCCACCAGAGTTGTTTAGTGCTAACGAGTCGAGAAAAGCCCAAAGAGGTAGCTGCGCTAGAAGGTGAAACCTTTCCGGTTCGCTCATTGCAACTGTCAGGTTTAGCAACCGCAGAGGGACGAGAAATCTTTAGAGGTAAAGGAAACTTTTTTGGGTCGGAAAATGACTGGCAAACCCTGATTCAGTCCTATGTCGGCAATCCCTTAGCTTTGAAAATAGTTGCTACAACAATTCGCGATTTATTTGATAGCAATATTTCTAATTTTCTCTCTCAAGGCACAATCGTTTTCGGAGATATTCAAAATTTACTCGACAAGCAGTTTAGACAGCTATCCAGATTAGAATCTGAGATAATGTACTGGCTAGCGATTAATCGCGAACCCATCTCTATTACAGAACTCAAAGCCGACATAGTATCACCGATACTGCCTTCTCAGCTTTTGGAAGCTTTGGAATCTTTAGAGCGGAAGTCGCTAATTGAAAAAGGAGCTGCTCTTTTTACCTTACAGCCCGTCCTTATGGAGTACATGACTAATCAATTGGTCAAAGAAATTTACCAGGAAATTGAGACAATAAAAATCTCTCTCTTCAAAAATTACGCACTTCTTAAAGCTCAAGCTAAAGACTACATTAAGGATATTCAAGCTCACTTTATCCTTAACCCCATCGGCGAACAATTATTGCGGGTGTTTGGCACTCCGGAGAGTCTTGAAACTCACTTGATGGCAATTCTCTCATGTCTAAGAGGAAAAGTATCCATTGAAACTGGTTACGTTGCAGGAAATATGATTAATTTGCTGCGTCACTTAAAGCGAGATTTGAGTGCTTGGGATTTTTCTGGACTGACTGTTTGGCAAGCCGATCTACAGGGTATGAATTTGTACCAGATTAATTTCTCCAGCTCTGACCTATCTAAATCTACTTTTACGCAAAACCTCGGCTATATTTTTGCAATGACAGTAAGCCTAGATGGGGAACTTCTAGCTACGGCTGATAGTTGTGGCAAGATTGGCTTATGGCGAGTTGCAGACGGACAACAAATATTGTCCTGGGATGGACACATAAGTTGGGTTCCCTCTATTACCTTTAGCCCTGATGGCAAAACCCTCATTAGTGGTAGTGACGAGCGCAATATAAAAATGTGGGATGTCAGCACGGGTCGATGCCGCCAGATTTTACAGGGACACACGGGTTGGATATTGTTTGTTGCTTTCAGTCCCCAAGGTAAGTTCGTAGCTAGTGGCAGTGAAGACACAACTGTAAAAATGTGGGATGTCAGTACAGGTGAGTGCCGCCAAACTTTACAGGGACATACCTCGTCGGTATGCTATGTTGCCTACAGCCCTGATGGTCAAGTGCTAGCGAGTGGCAGTGCTGATCGCACCATAAAACTATGGGATATCAATACGGGTCAATGTCTTAAAACCTTGCAGGGACATAAAGATACGGTCGGATTTATTACTTTCAAAGCGGATGATCAAATCCTCATTAGTGCTAGTGAAGACCAAACTATAAAACTGTGGAACGTTCAGACTGGTCAGTGCGAAAGAACGTTACCAGTAGGACAAAACGGCTGGATGTGGTGGTCTGCTGTTGCCCTCAGTTCCGACAACAAAACTCTAGCGATTGGTAGTACAGACCAAACAGTAAAGTTGTGGGACATCAGCACGGGTCAGCTACTGAGAACTTTGCAGTGCAATAGCGGAATTCAATCTATAGTTTTCAGTCCCAATGGTGAAACTCTGATCAGTAGTCATGAAGACCAAACACTAAAGCTATGGAATATTTCCTCCTGCACCTGTATTAAAAAATACTATGGCTCGACTAGTGGAGTGTGGTCTATTGCTTTCAGTCCGGATAGTCAAACTCTAGTTAGTAGTGGTCCAGACCAAGTGGTGAAGGTCTGGAGTGTCTCGGATGGTAGATGCTTCAAAATCTTTAAGGGCCACACCGATATAGTTCGATCTGTTGCCTACAGCCCACAAGGGAATACCCTAGCCAGTGGGAGTGCAGATCGAACAGTGAAACTCTGGGACATTTCCAGTGGCAGGTGCCTCAAAACCTTTAAGGGTCATACAAAGTGGGTAATGTCAGTTAAATATAGTCCAGATGGTCAAACTCTAGCCAGTGCTAGTTTTGACCAAACAGTGAGGCTTTGGGATATCAATACTGGAAAAGCCTTAAGAGTTTTACAAGCTCACAACAGTTTTGCTCTTTCAGTGGTCTATAGTCCGGATGGACAAACCCTAGCCAGTGGTGGTGCTGACTACATGGTAAGGCTTTGGGATATCAATACTGGACAAGTCTTAAGAGTCTTACAGGGACATAGCAATTGGGTGTGGCCTGTTGCTTTTAGTCCAGATGGTCAAACTCTGGCTAGTGGCAGCATAGACCGCACTATCAGGATTTGGGATATTCGTAGTGGTAAGTGCCTCAATGTCTTGGAGGGTCACACGAGTTGGATTAATTCTATTGCCTTCAGTTTGGATGGTCAAACTCTAGCCAGTAGTAGTTTAGATCCAACGGTAAGGTTGTGGAATGTTCGTCAGGGTAGGTGCTTGCGAGTGTTACAAGGTCATACAAGCTTCGTGCTTTCTGTTACCTTCACCTGCTGCGAGCGACTTTTCCATGAGTTAGGCCAAGTCCTTGCAAGTGCTAGTGATGACCAAACCATACGATTTTGGGATATCGAGACAGGTGAGTGTATCAAAATCCTGAGAAATGAAAGACCCTATGATGGGATGAATATTACTGAGGTCGTTGGTATCACTGAGGCTCAAAGAGCAACGCTATTAGCGTTAGGAGCGATCGATCAAGCTCCGTTGCACTAGTAGTCCACCAGAGCAACTTTGCTGGGTGATAGCGATAATTGGTAAGCTAGCTCAAGACAGCTTTGGGGGGGTAGCATGGCAAAGAAATACATAGTAAACTTGAGTGAAGATGAGGTTTCTCAACTGCGAACAGTGATTAAAACAGGTAAACGTAAAGCGCGAATTATTACCCGTGTTCATATTTTGTTGATGGCGAATGAGGGTAAAACTGATAAAACTATTGCAGAAGCTTTACGAGTCCACGTTTCTACTGTCGAGCGTACTCGGGAAGAATTTGTATTTGGGGGTTTAGACTTGATCTTAAGCGATCGCCCTCATCCACCTAAACCCTGTAAGCTTGACGGAAGACAAGAAGCCTTCCTGATTGCTACAGCCTGTTCAGAACCACCCGAAGGAAGAGTACGCTGGACAATGCAACTGTTGGCAGATCGCTTGATCAGTATCAATATGGTGGATTCGATTTCAGATGAAACAGTGCGCCAAACTTTAAAAAAAACGAAGTTAAGCCGTGGCTTAAAGAGCAGTGGTGTATTCCAGAAGTGAATGCAGAGTATGTTCTCAGAATGGAAGATTTGTTGGATTTATACAATGAGCCCTACGATGCAAAACGTCCGGTAGTTTGTTTTGATGAGAGTCCATATCAACTCGTAGAAGAGGTTAGGCAACCGTTGCCTCCTGAACCCGACCAACCAGAGCGTTATGATTGCGAGTATAAGCGTAACGGCAGTGTTAATTTATTTGCGTATTTTCAACCATTAGCTGGATGGCGACATATTGAAGTTACAGAGCAGCGCACAAAGGTAGATTTTGCAAAGCAAATGAAGGATTTAGTAGATATTTATTGCCGGGAGGCTGACGTTATTCGTTTGGTCGTTGATAACCTAAACATCCATAATCCAGCCGCATTGTATGAAGTTTTTGAGCCGCAAGAAGCGCGTAGAATTGTTCAAAAAGCGCGAGTTTCACTACACCCCAAAACATGCCAGTTGGCTTAACCAGGTGGAGATTGAATTGTCCGTTTTATCTCGTCAATGTTTAGAGAGACGGATTGGCGATCGCCAATTATTAAAATCAGAAATCGCAGCCTGGGAGCAACAACGCAATCATAAGCGAGCAAGTGTCAATTGGCGCTTTCAAACCACGGATGCACGCCAAAAGATGGAGCGCTTATACCC is a genomic window of Tolypothrix sp. NIES-4075 containing:
- a CDS encoding Rieske 2Fe-2S domain-containing protein; translated protein: MKQLQGAPWLLTHRSMLKPNKPMKISLLGNDYVLWQNTDGAISALPNACPHMGAMLSEGWCVTKPDGNSAIACPFHALEFDHSGCTVLPGSNKETKSLMQPLELIIQGDFIWSYGGYEPKIPIPNIMNEIAAEYKFIGVTGERSIPTDILSLLLNMHDYNHQNGTHRELFEIEQVHVKQFIDEGLHSHAYLSQPRKKPTFRDILKNPGLLAMPKVLEAHLENFFPFMGLMHGENKLLSLKECHFYLPEADRQSRVFVLMYMKAHSPIAHLIKGNLLKLINVVVDQDAKILGKIYTNTPQRIKLNNEMGMNWVRRNFESFPAVAEPNLSR
- a CDS encoding TetR/AcrR family transcriptional regulator; this translates as MNQDTVVRSSKQIAKSVRPFRDAEVTQQQILNAAEQEFSRHGLKGARMSAIAEHAKVTTATLHYYFENKENLYKAVLQRPVNEVQAMLGQLNFDTFSSEEALKQIIRIAISNEAKNPQRQMLWFQEASQNQGAYFRECNVLNLHKHLLKVLERGMAEGCFRALKPFLALTHILSVCMFYFTVHENWKHLTPDIDRLSPKMIEEHTEEAIAFILAAVKRSQ
- a CDS encoding NB-ARC domain-containing protein, whose amino-acid sequence is MTVEEALVTLGAILAQESLNNIQKVVFCQSWEQKTYPEIAKSLDYDENYIKYVGFQLWKMLSAVLGERVTKSNFKSVISRRRAVASRSNAAELLISSAAGFSENSVEKFSASPCCSVYASIAPTDEPAALTEVPLHTRVPVSDTTTECHFVSSCRQDWGEAIDVSIFYGRFWELATLEQWIIQEKCRLVALLGIGGIGKTALSVKLAEQLQGQFEYVIWRSLHNAPSLESLLASLIQFLSNQQESDLPNDVNYRVSRLLDHLRSSRCLIVLDNAETILRSPTSIETFEEYEGYSEFFKRIGESRHQSCLVLTSREKPKEVAALEGETFPVRSLQLSGLATAEGREIFRGKGNFFGSENDWQTLIQSYVGNPLALKIVATTIRDLFDSNISNFLSQGTIVFGDIQNLLDKQFRQLSRLESEIMYWLAINREPISITELKADIVSPILPSQLLEALESLERKSLIEKGAALFTLQPVLMEYMTNQLVKEIYQEIETIKISLFKNYALLKAQAKDYIKDIQAHFILNPIGEQLLRVFGTPESLETHLMAILSCLRGKVSIETGYVAGNMINLLRHLKRDLSAWDFSGLTVWQADLQGMNLYQINFSSSDLSKSTFTQNLGYIFAMTVSLDGELLATADSCGKIGLWRVADGQQILSWDGHISWVPSITFSPDGKTLISGSDERNIKMWDVSTGRCRQILQGHTGWILFVAFSPQGKFVASGSEDTTVKMWDVSTGECRQTLQGHTSSVCYVAYSPDGQVLASGSADRTIKLWDINTGQCLKTLQGHKDTVGFITFKADDQILISASEDQTIKLWNVQTGQCERTLPVGQNGWMWWSAVALSSDNKTLAIGSTDQTVKLWDISTGQLLRTLQCNSGIQSIVFSPNGETLISSHEDQTLKLWNISSCTCIKKYYGSTSGVWSIAFSPDSQTLVSSGPDQVVKVWSVSDGRCFKIFKGHTDIVRSVAYSPQGNTLASGSADRTVKLWDISSGRCLKTFKGHTKWVMSVKYSPDGQTLASASFDQTVRLWDINTGKALRVLQAHNSFALSVVYSPDGQTLASGGADYMVRLWDINTGQVLRVLQGHSNWVWPVAFSPDGQTLASGSIDRTIRIWDIRSGKCLNVLEGHTSWINSIAFSLDGQTLASSSLDPTVRLWNVRQGRCLRVLQGHTSFVLSVTFTCCERLFHELGQVLASASDDQTIRFWDIETGECIKILRNERPYDGMNITEVVGITEAQRATLLALGAIDQAPLH